A stretch of the Fusarium musae strain F31 chromosome 2, whole genome shotgun sequence genome encodes the following:
- a CDS encoding hypothetical protein (BUSCO:EOG09263ULA~EggNog:ENOG41): MAEPIRGKRAQDAVAPTPQNTPATAAPISSHAQQPGVASIKEGSLSNPAVEDLDRAAAASVFAQNPKLIQMIQGRLGSLVGQSSGYIESLPAPVRRRVAGLKGIQKDHSKLEAEFQEEVLQLEKKYFAKFSPLYEKRSAIINGKTEPTEEEIKAGEEDDEPETEDAAKSEQKSDVPDNVSGIPEFWLSAMKNQISLAEMITDRDEAALKHLTDIRMEYLDKPGFRLIFEFAPNDFFKNTTITKTYYYQNESGYGGDFIYDHAEGDKIEWLPGKDLTVRVESKKQRNKNTKQTRIVKKTVPTESFFNFFSPPKAPTEDDDDDAESDIEERLELDYQLGEDIKEKLIPRAIDWFTGEALAFEEISDDELDGADFDDDDDEDEDDLSEENDDEEESDDDDESGKPKQEAAECKQS; encoded by the exons ATGGCCGAGCCCATTCGTGGAAAGCGTGCTCAGGACGCCGTGGCTCC TACGCCTCAGAACACACCCGCAACTGCTGCTCCCATCTCTTCCCACGCTCAACAGCCGGGCGTTGCTAGTATCAAGGAGG GATCACTGTCTAACCCCGCTGTAGAGGATCTGGACCGTGCCGCGGCGGCTTCAGTTTTCGCCCAAAACCCCAAGCTTATCCAGATGATTCAAGGTCGCCTCGGCTCCCTCGTGGGCCAATCTTCGGGCTACATCGAGTCCCTGCCCGCTCCCGTCCGCCGACGTGTCGCTGGTCTTAAGGGTATCCAGAAGGACCACTCcaagctcgaggctgagttCCAAGAAGAGGTTCTCcagctcgagaagaagtaCTTCGCCAAGTTCTCTCCTCTCTACGAGAAGCGTTCCGCCATTATCAACGGAAAGACTGAGCCtactgaggaggagatcaaggccggtgaggaggacgatgagCCCGAGACTGAGGATGCTGCCAAGTCTGAGCAGAAGTCCGATGTCCCCGACAACGTTTCCGGTATCCCTGAGTTCTGGCTCTCTGCCATGAAGAACCAGATCTCACTCGCTGAGATGATCACTGACCGTGATGAGGCTGCTCTCAAGCACCTCACTGACATCCGCATGGAGTACCTTGACAAGCCTGGTTTCCGTCTCATCTTCGAGTTTGCCCCCAAcgatttcttcaagaacaccaccatcaccaagacaTACTACTACCAGAACGAGAGTGGCTACGGTGGTGACTTCATCTACGACCACGCTGAGGGTGACAAGATTGAGTGGTTGCCTGGCAAGGACTTGACTGTCCGAGTCGAGAGCAAGAAGCAGCGAAACAAGA ACACAAAGCAGACCCGAATTGTCAAGAAGACCGTTCCTACCGAGtcattcttcaacttcttctcgccaCCCAAGGCTCCCAccgaagacgatgacgatgatgccgagTCCGACATCGAGGAGCGCCTCGAGCTCGACTACCAGCTCGGTGAggacatcaaggagaagctcatcCCCCGCGCCATCGACTGGTTCACCGGTGAGGCTCTGGCTTTCGAGGAGATCTCGgacgatgagcttgatggtgCCGAtttcgacgacgatgatgatgaggacgaggacgaccTGAGCGAGGAgaacgatgacgaggaggagtcTGACGACGAC GATGAGTCTGGCAAGCCCAAGCAGGAGGCTGCTGAGTGCAAACAGAGCTGA
- a CDS encoding hypothetical protein (EggNog:ENOG41), which yields MDEDAPLSPEPGQDNGHRRHRASNANGNGRAGLYRMSSNQSRSSIFEDVEMAHEELFSGPVAESLPTSVSAFSHRRPRADSTASFAYYDDDNEGFPDDDDAESVAVQSIAGDYIRRSVSDIGDLEFGVDGAEEYDESPERDYRISEDNYALRRHSSAYSRHSVNAHLLRRDSTATAGSFRRHGRVSQKVYLENEDLTIVIAGFKTSKIGSAIYISLCILTCGLAYLLFRWLPRWYVGLLGQATSLAECEWVVIENQWGELVTMDVRSQIYGRPLSTVFGLPEKFYSDALDEDVDPIIDDLRTLDYRYIRLCFHPLKDKFMLFNGWKDPNWTDVRLTRAGLDTDERGVREVVFGSNLIDIEQKTTGQLLVDEVLHPFYVFQIASLVLWSMDSYYYYAIAIFLMSVGSIAATLIETRATMKRLREISRFECDVRVLRNGFWRFISSSELVPGDVYELSDPSLTQFPSDSLLLTGDCIVNESMLTGESVPVSKLPATDETLRTMDLGASSVTPETARHFLFCGTKIIRARRPQEDQGDDAVALALVVRTGFNTTKGALVRSMLFPKPSGFKFYRDSFRYISVMAIVAAIGFLASLVNFIRLGLAWHLIIVRALDLITIVVPPALPATLTIGTNFALSRLKKKQIFCISPQRVNVGGKIDIMCFDKTGTLTEEGLDVLGVRVVDRDSKKFSEIVTEPQMLLAEATRQNAQDTYRAALHTMATCHSLRSVDDELVGDPLDLKMFEFTRWTYEEGKQSASEEEEEQGGLAPSIARPPNGNIELGVQKSFEFVSNLRRASVIVRQFGQKSGDIFVKGAPEAMKEICRPESFPDDYDELLSWYTHKGYRVIGVASRHLKKLSWVKAQKMSRTEVESDLDFVGFIVFENKLKPTTAAVLEELLASNIGAVMVTGDNILTAISVARECGLMDRKAHCFVPRFIEGDFRNAEAKIQWESIDNNLYHLNEKTLLPLPPPPEADASLPFEITSLRNYSLAVSGDVFRWMVDFASPQALQRMLINGKVFARMSPDEKHELVEKLQSIDYTCGFCGDGANDCGALKAADVGISLSEAEASVAAPFTSRVFDIRCVLEVIKEGRAALVTSFSCFKYMSLYSAIQFTSVTFLYARASNLGDFQFLFIDLALILPIAIFMGWAGPAPRLCRKRPTADLVSRKVLTPLLGFMLICIFFQAVTYVTVKEQPWYIPPVVHKDEPSIENSQNTALFLFSCFEYILSGVILNAGRPFRQRTTQNWPFAITISIALLITVYMILTPAQWVIDLMQLTDMSWDYELFLIGLGAAYLIVAWAFEHFLALRLARLIGSVKQSVTGKAKKRKEYKVIAEGSRI from the exons ATGGATGAAGACGCTCCTCTTAGCCCGGAACCGGGCCAAGATAATGGCCATCGCCGCCATCGCGcatccaatgccaatggcaACGGTCGCGCTGGACTCTATCGAATGAGCTCTAATCAGAGCAGGTCGAGCAtctttgaagatgttgagatggcGCATGAGGAG CTTTTCTCTGGTCCTGTCGCCGAAAGTCTTCCCACCAGTGTATCGGCGTTTTCCCATCGACGACCTCGCGCCGATTCGACCGCCAGCTTCGCCTATTACGATGACGATAACGAAGGATTTcccgacgatgacgacgcaGAGAGTGTAGCTGTGCAGAGCATTGCTGGCGACTACATCCGGCGCAGCGTTTCAGATATCGGAGACTTGGaatttggtgttgatggcgcCGAGGAATACGACGAATCCCCAGAACGAGACTATCGCATTTCCGAAGACAACTATGCCCTGCGTAGACATTCATCCGCATACTCTCGCCATTCGGTAAACGCTCATCTCTTGCGACGAGATAGTACAGCTACTGCTGGAAGCTTTCGTCGCCATGGACGTGTCAGTCAAAAAGTTTATCTAGAGAACGAAGATCTCACTATCGTCATCGCCGGTTTCAAGACAAGCAAGATTGGCTCTGCGATCTATATCTCCTTGTGTATCCTTACCTGCGGTCTCGCTTATCTCCTCTTTCGATGGCTGCCCCGGTGGTACGTTGGTCTGCTTGGACAAGCAACCTCGCTTGCAGAGTGCGAATGGGTCGTGATAGAGAACCAGTGGGGTGAACTTGTCACTATGGATGTTCGATCTCAAATTTATGGTCGACCTTTGTCAACAGTCTTCGGCCTGCCAGAGAAATTCTACTCTGACGCAttggatgaagatgttgaccCTATTATTGACGACCTCCGAACACTGGATTACCGCTACATTCGACTGTGCTTCCACCCTCTTAAAGACAAGTTTATGCTCTTTAACGGCTGGAAAGACCCTAACTGGACCGATGTGCGACTGACTCGTGCTGGTCTGGATACCGATGAGAGGGGAGTCCGTGAAGTTGTCTTTGGCAGCAACCTCATCGATATCGAGCAGAAGACAACTGGCCAGCTTCTAGTGGACGAAGTTTTGCACCCTTTTTATGTCTTTCAGATCGCCAGTCTTGTCCTATGGTCCATGGACAGCTACTACTATTATGCGATTGCTATCTTCCTCATGTCGGTTGGTAGTATTGCTGCTACCCTCATCGAGACTCGAGCTACCATGAAGCGCCTCCGTGAGATTTCGAGATTCGAATGTGATGTGCGAGTTCTGCGAAACGGTTTCTGGCGATTCATCAGTTCAAGTGAACTGGTACCTGGAGATGTCTACGAACTGAGCGATCCCAGTTTGACACAGTTTCCCAGTGACAGTCTTTTGCTTACTGGTGACTGTATCGTCAACGAAAGCATGTTGACTGGTGAATCTGTCCCCGTTTCAAAGTTGCCAGCCACCGACGAAACTTTGCGTACAATGGATCTGGGAGCGTCGTCAGTTACCCCTGAGACCGCCAGACACTTCCTATTTTGTGGTACCAAAATCATCCGCGCCAGAAGGCCTCAGGAAGACCAAGGGGACGACGCCGTTGCGCTCGCTCTCGTTGTCCGGACTGGTTTCAACACTACAAAAGGTGCCCTGGTACGGTCGATGCTGTTCCCTAAGCCCTCAGGTTTCAAGTTCTACCGCGATTCATTCCGGTACATCAGCGTCATGGCTATCGTTGCTGCAATCGGATTCTTGGCCTCATTGGTCAACTTCATCAGACTTGGTCTTGCATGGCACCTTATTATCGTGCGAGCGCTCGATCTCATCACAATTGTCGTGCCTCCTGCCCTGCCTGCAACTTTGACAATCGGTACCAACTTTGCTCTTAGTcgactgaagaagaagcaaatcTTCTGTATCAGTCCTCAGCGAGTGAATGTTGGCGGAAAGATTGATATCATGTGCTTTGACAAGACAGGAACTTTGACGGAAGAGGGACTGGATGTTTTGGGAGTTCGAGTCGTTGATCGCGACTCGAAGAAGTTCAGTGAAATTGTGACTGAGCCTCAGATGCTCTTGGCTGAAGCCACACGACAGAACGCCCAGGATACTTACCGCGCCGCATTGCACACTATGGCCACCTGTCACTCTCTGCGGtccgttgatgatgaacttgtcgGCGATCCACTGGATCTCAAGATGTTTGAGTTCACACGCTGGACTTACGAAGAGGGAAAGCAGAgtgcttctgaagaagaagaggagcaagGTGGACTGGCGCCCTCTATTGCACGACCCCCTAAC GGCAACATCGAGCTTGGGGTACAGAAGTCTTTTGAATTCGTTTCCAATCTGCGACGCGCCAGTGTCATTGTTCGACAATTCGGCCAGAAGAGTGGCGACATCTTTGTCAAGGGAGCCCCTGAGGCAATGAAGGAGATCTGCCGCCCTGAAAGCT TTCCTGACGATTATGATGAGCTTCTGTCGTGGTATACTCACAAAGGTTACCGTGTCATCGGTGTCGCCAGCCGgcatctcaagaagcttagCTGGGTCAAGGCTCAGAAGATGAGTCGAACTGAAGTTGAGAGTGATCTCGACTTTGTTGGTTTCATTGTGTTTGAGAACAAGCTTAAGCCCACAACAGCCGCAGTTCTGGAGGAGCTTCTGGCGTCCAACATTGGCGCAGTCATGGTAACCGGTGACAACATCTTGACGGCCATTAGCGTGGCCCGAGAGTGCGGACTCATGGATCGAAAGGCTCATTGCTTCGTGCCGCGCTTCATCGAGG GTGATTTCCGTAATGCGGAAGCCAAGATTCAATGGGAAAGTATCGACAACAATCTGTACCACTTGAATGAAAAGACCTTGCTT CCCCTGCCGCCTCCTCCAGAGGCGGATGCTTCACTACCTTTTGAGATCACCAGCCTGCGTAACTATTCTTTGGCTGTCAGTGGTGATGTGTTCCGATGGATGGTTGACTTTGCGTCGCCACAAGCACTTCAACGG ATGCTCATCAATGGTAAAGTGTTTGCCAGAATGTCCCCTGATGAGAAGCATGAGTTGGTCGAGAAGCTGCAGAGCATTGATTACACATGTGGCTTCTGTGGTGACGGAGCAAACGACTGCGGTGCTTTGAAGGCCGCAGATGTTGGCATCTCTTTATCTGAGGCAGAGGCTTCCGTGGCCGCTCCGTTCACTTCTCGTGTGTTTGACATCCGTTGTGTATTGGAAGTTATCAA GGAGGGTCGAGCCGCTCTGGTCACAAGCTTCAGTTGCTTCAAGTACATGAGTTTGTACTCAGCAATTCAGTTCACATCAGTCACATTCCTTTATGCCAGGGCTTCCAATTTGGGAGATTTCCAGTTCCTCTTTATCGATCTCGCGCTTATTCTTCCGATCGCTATCTTCATGGGATGGGCGGGACCTGCTCCGAGACTTTGCCGCAAGCGACCTACTGCGGATTTGGTCTCACGAAAGGTGCTCACGCCTCTGTTGGGATTCATGCTTATTtgcatcttcttccaagcTGTGACGTATGTTACTGTCAAGGAGCAGCCCTGGTATATTCCTCCTGTGGTGCACAAGGATGAGCCTAGCATTGAGAACTCGCAAAACACGGCACTCTTCCTGTTCTCTTGCTTTGAGTATATCCTCTCGGGAGTTATTCTTAATGCTGGACGCCCATTCCGGCAGCGGACCACACAAAACT GGCCATTTGCGATAACCATCTCCATCGCCCTCTTGATAACCGTCTACATGATCCTGACTCCTGCTCAATGGGTCATCGACCTGATGCAGTTGACAGACATGAGCTGGGACTATGAACTGTTCCTGATCGGATTGGGTGCTGCTTACTTGATCGTGGCATGGGCTTTTGAGCACTTCCTTGCGTTGCGACTGGCTCGATTGATAGGCTCAGTCAAGCAGTCAGTGActggcaaggccaagaagcgcaaAGAGTATAAGGTGATTGCAGAGGGATCTCGGATTTAA
- a CDS encoding hypothetical protein (EggNog:ENOG41): protein MATPKFSSKSPTIRRILREAAEISNSPSPDYTAEPLESDLFEWHFTLKGPPNSVYSNGIYHGRIVLPPTYPLRPPSFRFMTPSGRFEANREICLSISGHHEETWQPAWGVRTALVALRSFMETDARGQLGGLETTDAVRQRLANESPAFKCGTCGKTNGEIIKECEERAKEASSSAQEVEIPKELNMGWRDEMGAKKEGESKPEQTSDDAETAQLAEGFVQTAPDAVTAANDSLAPQPSTENRNPTPTRTTPLPVPAAQGLVPQAAAQAQAQQARRATDDGVPLWLDRTIVVLVVLLVALVLKIIFAV, encoded by the exons ATGGCGACTCCAAAGTTCAGCTCGAAATCGCCTACGATTAGACGAATAC TTCGTGAAGCAGCCGAAATCTCCAACTCACCTTCTCCTGATTACACAGCCGAGCCCCTCGAATCCGACCTGTTCGAGTGGCACTTCACACTCAAGGGGCCACCCAACTCAGTCTACAGCAACGGCATCTATCATGGCCGCATAGTTCTTCCACCCACATACCCACTCCGACCGCCTTCTTTCCGCTTCATGACACCAAGTGGTCGGTTCGAAGCCAATCGTGAGATCTGCTTGAGTATCAGTGGCCATCATGAGGAGACGTGGCAACCTGCATGGGGAGTACGGACAGCTCTTGTAGC ACTCCGGAGTTTTATGGAGACGGATGCTCGTGGCCAGCTTGGAGGTCTTGAAACCACTGACGCAGTGCGCCAACGTCTTGCCAACGAGTCACCTGCATTCAAATGCGGAACGTGCGGCAAGACAAACggcgagatcatcaaggaaTGCGAAGAGAGAGCAAAGGAAGCATCATCAAGTGCACAGGAAGTCGAGATCCCGAAAGAGTTGAACATGGGAtggcgagatgagatgggagccaagaaggagggcgAGAGCAAACCCGAACAGACAAGCGACGACGCCGAGACCGCTCAGCTTGCAGAGGGATTTGTTCAGACCGCACCAGATGCCGTCACGGCTGCCAACGATTCTTTGGCCCCTCAACCATCAACAGAGAACCGAAACCCCACCCCGACCCGAACTACACCCCTCCCCGTTCCGGCGGCTCAAGGACTTGTACCACAGGCTGCAGCGCAGGCACAAGCGCAGCAAGCTCGAAGGGCAACAGACGACGGTGTTCCTCTGTGGCTTGATCGAACTATCGTTGTTTTGGTGGTGCTTTTGGTGGCCCTTGttctcaagatcatcttTGCTGTGTGA
- a CDS encoding hypothetical protein (EggNog:ENOG41~BUSCO:EOG09260V5Q) — MAIQKKHGKGRLDKFYRLAKEQGWRARAAFKLIQLNKKYGFLEQSKVVIDLCAAPGSWLQVCRANCPKEAILIGCDLSPIKPIPGCITFQSDITSEDCRSTLRQHLKTWKADTVIHDGAPNVGTAWVQDAFDQNRLVLESMKLAVSFLRSGGVFVTKIFRSRDSEALLWVFRQLFDKVETTKPPASRLVSSEYFAVCRGFKAPKKLDSRFLDPKYVFAELSGPNANNEAKVYNPEVKKRKRDGYEEGDFTQYKEMPASDFIQTTDPIAVLGSYNRLSFKQPPNGDVALAALDKLSQTTDEIRNCCSDLRVLGRKDFKLLLRWRLKVRELFGLSAAKGITTTEDPEEVAEVESMDEELKIQQELQNMKERENTKRKREKRKENERKQREVVRMQLNMGTPFDIGLEESGPIGEGAMFSLKKVDKTDAMRKLNRGKMVVPTQATQKEADSGLGSSGETDNESDPEEDRLERELESMYDQYKERKAEVDAKYRAKKARKNFGDDEWAGLSGEEAEEKDDSSELEEDDSSDDEDETPTTGLIRDLDSSKGANGLSKMATAFFNRDIFSGITGILPEQEDAAEDSADEEVNRDAEAIMAQQAKTRKAEAPAKSTKTNAVQVDSDAEMEDNDDGFEVVKRNDDDDWDKDTRRADGRPDIDIITAEAMSLAHRLATGQTTTHDAIDDGYNKYAFRDRDGLPDWFVEDESRHDKLQKPISKAAAQAIKEKMRAFNARPIKKVREAKARKKFKAAQKLEKLKKKSELLNNDENMTEKEKAASISRLISRAAKKPQKQLPKLVVARGLNRGIKGRPKGVRGRYKIVDARQKKELRAQKRIAKKKK, encoded by the exons ATGGCGATCCAGAAGAAG CATGGCAAAGGCCGTCTCGACAAATTCTACAGGCTAGCCAAGGAGCAGGGATGGAGGGCCAGAGCAGCTTTCAAACTTATTCAACTCAATAAGAAGTATGGCTTCCTCGAGCAGAGCAAGGTTGTCATCGACCTTTGCGCCGCGCCTGGT AGTTGGTTACAAGTGTGCAGAGCCAACTGTCCAAAGGAAG CGATTTTGATCGGATGCGACCTTTCACCAATTAAGCCAATACCCGGCTGTATAACCTTCCAATCTGACATAACTAGCGAAGATTGCCGCTCCACGCTTCGGCAGCACTTGAAGACATGGAAGGCGGATACCGTGATACACGACGGAGCTCCAAACGTTGGAACTGCCTGGGTACAGGACGCATTCGACCAGAACCGACTCGTTCTTGAGTCCATGAAGTTGGCAGTCTCGTTCTTACGAAGTGGTGGAGTATTCGTGACAAAGATCTTCCGCTCAAGGGATAGCGAAGCTCTCCTCTGGGTTTTCAGGCAGCTATTCGACAAGGTCGAAACAACAAAGCCCCCGGCCAGCAGGTTAGTGTCTTCAGAATATTTTGCGGTATGCAGGGGTTTTAAGGCCCCTAAGAAGTTGGACAGTCGATTTCTTGACCCCAAATATGTCTTTGCTGAGTTGTCTGGTCCGAACGCAAACAACGAAGCCAAGGTCTACAATCCCGAGGTCAAAAAGCGCAAGCGAGACGGTTATGAAGAGGGCGACTTCACACAATACAAGGAGATGCCTGCCTCGGACTTCATCCAGACCACCGATCCAATTGCTGTACTTGGTTCATACAACAGACTAAGCTTCAAGCAGCCGCCTAACGGGGATGTGGCTCTGGCTGCTCTTGACAAACTTTCTCAGACGACGGACGAAATTCGGAACTGTTGCTCTGATCTAAGAGTACTGGGACGCAAAGATTTCAAACTTCTGCTCAGGTGGCGGCTCAAGGTGCGGGAGCTGTTTGGTCTCTCGGCGGCCAAGGGCATCACAACAAcagaagatccagaagagGTGGCTGAAGTTGAGTCAATGGATGAAGAACTCAAGATCCAGCAAGAGCTCCAAAACATGAAGGAACGTGAAAACACTAAGCGAAAACGGGAAAAGCGAAAGGAAAACGAGCGGAAACAACGTGAGGTAGTGCGCATGCAGCTCAACATGGGCACGCCTTTCGACATCGGTCTAGAAGAAAGTGGACCAATTGGCGAGGGGGCAATGTTTTCACTCAAGAAAGTCGACAAGACAGACGCCATGCGAAAGTTGAACCGTGGCAAGATGGTTGTTCCCACCCAAGCGACGCAGAAGGAGGCCGACAGTGGCCTTGGTTCCTCAGGGGAGACAGACAACGAGAGTGACCCAGAAGAGGATCGCTTGGAGCGAGAGCTTGAGTCCATGTATGACCAATACAAGGAGCGCAaggctgaggttgatgcGAAATATCGAGCAAAAAAGGCTCGTAAGAattttggtgatgatgagtggGCTGGTCTGTCTGGcgaagaagcagaggagaAAGATGACTCCTCCGAgctcgaggaagatgattcttctgatgacgaagacgaaaCTCCTACAACAGGACTTATTCGAGATTTGGATTCTTCAAAGGGCGCAAACGGCCTGTCTAAGATGGCAACAGCCTTTTTCAACCGAGATATCTTTTCAGGCATCACTGGGATCTTACCTGAGCAggaagatgctgctgaggacAGTGCGGACGAAGAAGTCAACCGAGACGCAGAAGCTATCATGGCTCAGCAAGCGAAGACCCGTAAGGCTGAGGCTCCTGCTAAGTCTACCAAGACCAACGCGGTCCAAGTCGACTCTGATGCCGAGATGGAGGACAATGATGATGGGTTTGAGGTTGTCAAGCGaaatgacgacgacgactgGGACAAGGACACCCGACGAGCCGATGGCAGACCTG ATATCGACATTATTACTGCTGAAGCGATGTCCCTTGCTCACAGACTTGCTACTGGTCAAACAACAACCCATGATGCCATTGACGATGGTTACAACAAGTATGCCTTCCGTGATCGGGATGGTTTACCAGATTGGTTTGTCGAGGATGAATCACGACATGACAAGCTTCAGAAACCCATAAGCAAGGCTGCTGCGCAGgcgatcaaggagaagatgcgAGCTTTCAATGCTCGCCCCATCAAGAAGGTGCGCGAGGCTAAGGCTCGCAAGAAGTTCAAGGCCGcgcagaagcttgagaagctcaagaagaagtcagAGTTGCTCAACAATGACGAAAATATgaccgagaaggagaaggctgcCAGCATCTCGCGCCTTATTTCGAGAGCAGCAAAGAAACCCCAGAAGCAACTGCCCAAGCTCGTTGTCGCCCGCGGTCTCAACCGGGGCATCAAGGGCCGTCCTAAGGGCGTACGTGGTCGCTACAAAATCGTTGATGCTAGACAAAAGAAGGAGTTGCGAGCGCAGAAGAGGattgccaagaagaagaagtaa
- a CDS encoding hypothetical protein (EggNog:ENOG41) — translation MSRSNVLSTDEAIENLISTFNELNSNSIDELHDEPSPLEFMRYVARNTPFVIRGGASSWKACQDWNSAYLLSVMKGQNVNVAVTPYGLVPSAGYEQRKEPFADSDDSNADMPTVPPGEESMVFAKPHYEDQPFEELLEYVARQGADPDFPPDAEVRYAQTRKLSYFSPGAFTDCPRENDNLREEYISLFSDVQKDIPFARIALDKCPDAVNLWIGNSKSVTAMHKDNYENIYVQILGRKHFVLLPSLCHPCVNEQPLKAATYTRGENGMELKIDDTYDEAVPFAIWDPDRPEQNATKFSHLAQPLRVTLNPGDMLYLPAMWYVISQTSFFHYSSITKIG, via the coding sequence ATGTCAAGAAGCAATGTCTTGTCTACGGacgaagccattgagaaTCTCATTTCCACTTTCAACGaactcaacagcaacagtaTTGATGAGCTCCACGATGAACCAAGTCCCCTAGAATTCATGCGATATGTTGCTCGCAACACACCATTCGTGATAAGGGGCGGGGCTTCATCATGGAAAGCCTGTCAGGACTGGAACTCTGCGTATCTGCTTTCTGTGATGAAAGGGCAGAATGTGAATGTTGCTGTCACGCCATATGGGTTAGTTCCCTCTGCTGGATATGAGCAACGAAAGGAGCCGTTCGCTGACTCTGATGACAGCAATGCTGATATGCCTACCGTGCCACCTGGTGAAGAATCAATGGTCTTTGCAAAGCCTCACTATGAGGATCAACCCTTTGAAGAGCTACTTGAGTATGTAGCACGTCAAGGCGCAGATCCTGACTTTCCTCCTGATGCCGAAGTGCGATATGCCCAAACTCGTAAGTTATCCTATTTCTCTCCCGGAGCCTTTACTGATTGTCCTCGAGAAAATGACAACCTGCGCGAAGAGTacatctctctcttctcagaCGTACAAAAGGACATCCCTTTTGCAAGGATAGCACTAGACAAGTGCCCCGATGCCGTGAACCTATGGATCGGTAACTCTAAATCCGTTACAGCTATGCACAAAGACAATTACGAAAACATTTATGTACAGATTCTGGGACGAAAGCACTTCGTTCTACTGCCTTCTTTATGCCACCCCTGCGTCAACGAGCAACCTCTCAAGGCCGCAACGTACACGCGCGGAGAGAATGGCATGGAATTAAAGATTGATGATACTTATGATGAGGCTGTTCCTTTCGCAATTTGGGATCCGGATAGGCCTGAGCAAAATGCTACAAAGTTCTCCCATCTTGCCCAGCCTTTACGAGTAACATTGAACCCCGGAGATATGCTTTATCTTCCCGCTATGTGGTACGTCATTTCACAAACCTCTTTTTTCCACTATTCATCAATTACTAAAATCGGTTAG